One Salvia splendens isolate huo1 chromosome 22, SspV2, whole genome shotgun sequence DNA segment encodes these proteins:
- the LOC121787896 gene encoding uncharacterized protein LOC121787896 yields MVLIIVMVHGSDNGDGADGSDNCDGADNVGGADDSDCDGSDGSQPSDLDYSAESCEDSTDDEALDMMVEKYVQPYVRGEQSVPNYVPEGLPFFRSLPCEGSRGYFSEDHGLVDEDMWYWYEDNPRHIDVGTKFDSKLQLKTAITLWHVGTGRMYEVMDSHSRRWHAVCRDPFGPKRIGRDLGQRYPCNWEVKATFKKRDGSWSINSWVDRHCCMGDHDPSEHVNLTSSMIALCIRSQIENDAAFKPSAVRTYIKDKFHVKISYKKAWYARRKAIELVYGGWEGSFRQLPSYLLQTQNPGTIVEWLHDPVLSQGNTKVFRYVFWAFGPAIEAFQVAKPVLSVDGTHLRGRLKGKLLAAVGYDANKNCLPVAFAIVDEETNESWSWFLNLVRVHIIKHDQEVCIISDRHQGIINAMKADVWKEAPVGYHRFCLIHVRSNVLQRHKVPGVKKWVWIMGEVSEERRYWTARRELEKVSPEALRYLETTIDRSQWTMAHDEFRRWGETSTNMAECYNNVLLAARELPIRAIVDITFWRTINWFVNRTTLAKQCQTPLTPWAWELFQKNDQRVRRHHVRTTSIARGIYDVLTYHRGPGRGHNIHVVDYREKICSCGKWQTWRMPCSHAVAVLRERSDDIFSHVDTRYHTDVWIHQYAAVFRPLRHQDYWYEPEWTLECSPARLLPRSRGRYNRRRIHNQMDEREKNAPRASPRCRLCGETGHNRRKCTLGRVM; encoded by the exons atggttctgataattgtgatggttcATGGGTCTGATAATGGTGATGGTGcagatggttctgataattgtgatggtgCAGATAATGTTGGTGGTGCAGATGACTCTGATTGTGATGGTTCCGATGGTTCTCAACCAAGTGATCTTGATTATAGTGCAGAATCGTGTGAAGATTCTACAGACGATGAGGCACTTGATATGATGGTTGAGAAGTATGTACAACCATATGTTCGTGGGGAGCAATCTGTTCCCAACTATGTGCCTGAAGGGTTACCATTTTTTCGATCATTACCATGTGAAGGCAGCCGTGGTTACTTTTCAGAAGACCATGGATTGGTTGATGAAGATATGTGGTATTGGTATGAGGATAATCCGAGACATATAGAtgtgggaacaaaatttgatagcaaattgCAGTTGAAAACTGCTATCACATTATGGCATGTGGGAACAGGTCGGATGTATGAGGTTATGGATAGTCATTCAagaagatggcatgcagtttgtaggGACCCATTTGGTCCGAAAAGAATAGGCAGGGACCTTGGGCAACGCTACCCATGTAATTGGGAGGTTAAAGCAACGTTTAAGAAACGTGATGGTAGCTGGTCTATCAACTCATGGGTTGATCGTCATTGCTGTATGGGAGATCACGATCCAAGTGAACATGTTAATCTTACATCATCCATGATTGCTCTCTGCATTCGAAGTCAAATTGAAAACGATGCAGCATTCAAGCCTTCTGCAGTACGTACATATATCAAAGATAAATTTCACGTGAAAATCagctacaagaaagcatggtacgCTCGCAGAAAagctattgagcttgtatatggtGGGTGGGAGGGGTCCTTCAGACAACTCCCCAGCTACCTGTTGCAAACTCAAAATCCGGGGACAATCGTTGAGTGGTTGCATGACCCTGTATTGAGTCAAGGTAATACAAAGGTGTTCCGCTACGTATTTTGGGCATTTGGGccagcaatagaggcgttccaAGTAGCAAAGCCGGTCTTATCAGTTGATGGGACTCACCTGCGTGGAAGATTGAAAGGTAAACTACTTGCTGCAGTAGGTTACGATGCAAATAAGAATTGTTTGCCTGTTGCTTTTGCTATTGTCGATGAAGAAACAAACGAGAGTTGGAGTTGGTTTTTGAATCTTGTGAGAGTGCATATTATAAAGCATGACCAGGAAGTGTGCATAATAAGTGACAGACATCAAGGCATTATAAATGCCATGAAGGCTGATGTGTGGAAAGAGGCACCAGTTGGTTATCATCGATTCTGTTTAATTCACGTTAGATCGAATGTGTTACAAAGACACAAAGTCCCCGGAGTGAAGAAATGGGTATGGATAATGGGTGAAGTGAGTGAGGAGCGGAGATATTGGACTGCAAGGCGTGAATTAGAAAAGGTGAGTCCAGAAGCTCTGAGGTATCTCGAAACCACCATAGATAGATCGCAATGGACTATGGCACACGATGAATTTCGTCGATGGGGTGAGACATCTACTAACATGGCCGAGTGTTATAATAATGTGTTGTTAGCTGCGAGGGAACTCCCAATTAGAGCTATCGTTGATATTACATTCTGGCGGACCATCAACTGGTTTGTTAACCGAACGACTCTAGCCAAACAATGTCAGACGCCTTTGACACCGTGGGCTTGGGAGTTATTTCAGAAGAATGACCAACGAGTGAGACGTCATCATGTTAGGACTACAAGCATAGCACGTGGCATCTATGATGTGCTAACCTATCACAGAGGTCCGGGTAGAGGCCATAATATACATGTTGTAGATTACCGTGAAAAGATATGCTCATGTGGAAAGTGGCAGACCTGGAGAATGCCTTGCTCTCACGCTGTTGCGGTGCTGAGAGAACGCAGTGATGACATCTTTAGTCATGTTGATACACGATACCACACAGATGTTTGGATTCACCAGTACGCAG CTGTGTTCCGTCCACtgagacaccaagattattggtatGAACCTGAATGGACACTGGAATGTTCACCAGCACGGCTACTTCCTCGTTCACGTGGGCGATACAACAGAAGGAGGATACACAACCAAATGGATGAGCGCGAAAAAAATGCGCCAAGAGCTTCTCCTCGATGCCGCCT
- the LOC121786229 gene encoding pentatricopeptide repeat-containing protein At2g40720-like, producing the protein MDAWNTFVMLENKHSIAVWNSMINGFCENGVWRNSLQLYSSAKNEALELGSTTFSSVLTACSQGEAVDFGCQVHSDLVKMGFEQDSYASTSLLTFYAKCGVVEDAECVFNSVRDRTVGIWNSMISAYINCGDANNALDVYIKMRPEQVEPDFFTVSNVLIACGMIGSHQLGETAYGELIKRPVKQSLALQSALLTMYSKLGSFEESCKVFREMRTKDVVAWGSMISGSLENRKFEEVLILFKGMISEGVKPDASVVASSIVACLVYGDVKLGCCLHGMSIKEGLDLDSCTGRALIEFYSKFKKVEMAEEAFSSVLVKNLAAWNAFISCNSLNGLPNISISLLPRVLQDGLCPDSVSVTLALAAAAELAALLVGKAIHGYIIRSLLFNENQVENTLVDLCAKCGSLVYAERVFRNMEKRDIVTWNSMIGGYGSHGECHRAIGMLKEVRDSGESPDGVTFLSLISSCNHSGLIDTGLSLFRSMRESGVEPQMEHYVTVVDLLGRGGRVEEAWEFVEGMAMVPERGIWLSLLSACKVHGRFELGEAAAYKLLEMEPENGGGYVQLLNLYVEGGFKEKAAELRSLMKEKGVRKVAGCSWIEVKDKVEVFYSGGTKMVSICETLDGLRSSMKRGECGWGVGEALLLSV; encoded by the coding sequence ATGGACGCGTGGAATACTTTTGTAATGTTGGAGAATAAACACAGCATTGCAGTTTGGAATTCAATGATCAACGGCTTCTGTGAAAATGGTGTTTGGAGAAACAGCTTGCAGTTATATTCATCGGCGAAAAATGAGGCTCTTGAGCTTGGCTCCACAACATTTTCAAGTGTTCTCACAGCTTGCTCACAGGGTGAAGCTGTGGATTTTGGTTGTCAGGTGCACTCTGATTTGGTCAAGATGGGGTTCGAGCAAGATTCCTATGCTAGCACTTCACTACTGACCTTTTATGCCAAATGTGGAGTTGTCGAAGATGCAGAGTGTGTTTTCAATTCGGTCAGAGATAGAACGGTTGGGATTTGGAATAGCATGATATCGGCTTATATTAACTGTGGTGATGCTAATAATGCTTTGGATGTTTACATCAAGATGCGTCCCGAACAAGTAGAGCCTGATTTCTTCACCGTATCTAATGTGCTAATAGCATGTGGTATGATTGGATCGCACCAACTTGGAGAAACGGCATACGGAGAGCTAATCAAAAGGCCAGTGAAGCAGAGTCTTGCTCTGCAGAGTGCTCTGTTGACAATGTACTCAAAGCTTGGGAGTTTCGAGGAGTCCTGTAAGGTCTTCAGAGAGATGAGGACGAAGGACGTTGTAGCTTGGGGATCTATGATATCGGGGAGTTTAGAGAATAGGAAATTCGAGGAGGTATTGATTTTGTTCAAGGGGATGATATCCGAAGGTGTGAAGCCGGATGCTAGTGTTGTTGCAAGCTCAATTGTTGCTTGTTTAGTATATGGTGATGTGAAACTAGGTTGTTGTCTTCACGGAATGTCGATTAAGGAAGGCCTAGATTTGGATTCATGCACAGGTAGAGCTCTAATTGAGTTCTACTCCAAATTCAAAAAGGTTGAGATGGCAGAGGAAGCTTTTTCCAGTGTGTTGGTGAAGAATTTGGCGGCGTGGAATGCTTTCATCTCGTGTAACTCATTGaacggcctcccaaacatctcGATCAGCCTCCTGCCTCGTGTTCTGCAAGATGGCCTCTGTCCCGATTCTGTTTCAGTCACCCTAGCTCTTGCTGCAGCTGCAGAGCTCGCGGCATTGCTTGTGGGAAAGGCGATACACGGTTATATCATAAGATCCCTTCTATTTAACGAAAATCAAGTGGAGAACACGTTGGTTGATTTGTGTGCGAAGTGTGGAAGCTTAGTTTATGCTGAACGGGTGTTCAGGAACATGGAGAAGAGAGACATCGTGACATGGAACTCAATGATTGGAGGCTACGGATCACATGGTGAGTGCCATAGGGCCATTGGTATGCTGAAGGAGGTGAGGGATTCAGGAGAATCACCTGATGGGGTGACGTTCCTGTCCCTCATCTCCTCATGCAATCATAGTGGTCTAATTGATACAGGGCTGAGCCTGTTTAGGTCGATGAGGGAGAGCGGAGTGGAGCCTCAGATGGAACATTATGTCACTGTGGTTGACCTTTTGGGTCGGGGTGGGCGTGTGGAGGAGGCTTGGGAGTTTGTGGAGGGGATGGCTATGGTGCCTGAGAGAGGCATTTGGCTGTCTCTGCTTTCTGCTTGCAAGGTTCATGGGAGGTTTGAGCTTGGTGAGGCCGCTGCTTATAAGCTGTTGGAGATGGAGCCAGAGAATGGGGGTGGGTATGTGCAGCTGCTAAACTTGTATGTCGAGGGAGGGTTTAAGGAGAAGGCGGCAGAGTTGAGGAGTTTGATGAAGGAGAAGGGAGTGAGGAAGGTGGCTGGGTGTAGTTGGATTGAGGTGAAGGATAAGGTGGAGGTTTTTTACTCGGGTGGGACAAAGATGGTGAGCATTTGTGAGACCCTTGATGGTCTCAGGAGTAGTATGAAAAGGGGGGAATGTGGTTGGGGAGTTGGTGAGGCATTGCTTTTATCAGTCTGA
- the LOC121787895 gene encoding GDSL esterase/lipase 7-like: MGTGLLMPLAFDPSLHRLMQLGYPIPLRGQLHGNEVSKYLENALVFVDIGANDYLNNYFKTEHYLSSHIYNLEQFADLLINLYRQHILEIQGLGLRKFLILEASPIGCIPIRSHNLKCNATLNHTVEMFNTRLKSIVHDLSSNYPGSAFTYAPSIQLFNSLFNNAEAYGFKVKDKACCGGSDDSNGTGPRWFANTVPCRNRNEYLFWDGAHPTEAAQRILAALIHNTTSF; the protein is encoded by the exons atggggacggggttattgaTGCCCTTAGCTTTCGACCCCTCATTACATAGGTTAATGCAA TTGGGATATCCTATTCCACTGAGAGGGCAACTGCATGGGAATGAAGTGAGCAAGTATTTGGAAAATGCATTGGTGTTTGTGGATATTGGAGCAAATGACTACCTCAACAACTACTTTAAAACTGAACACTACCTAAGCAGTCATATCTACAATCTTGAGCAATTTGCTGATCTCCTTATAAACCTCTATAGACAACATATATTG GAAATCCAAGGTTTAGGGCTGAGGAAGTTCTTGATATTAGAAGCATCACCTATTGGTTGCATCCCTATAAGAAGTCACAATTTGAAGTGTAACGCAACATTAAACCACACGGTGGAAATGTTCAACACGCGGCTGAAATCTATTGTGCACGACCTCAGTTCAAACTACCCTGGATCTGCATTTACTTACGCCCCATCGATTCAACTGTTTAACAGCTTGTTCAACAATGCTGAGGCCTACG GGTTCAAGGTGAAGGACAAAGCTTGTTGTGGGGGCAGTGATGATTCAAATGGAACAGGGCCAAGGTGGTTTGCAAATACAGTACCATGTCGGAATAGAAATGAGTACTTGTTCTGGGATGGTGCTCATCCTACTGAGGCTGCCCAACGAATTCTTGCTGCCCTCATTCACAACACTACTTCCTTTTAG